A stretch of DNA from Deltaproteobacteria bacterium:
AAATGCGCCCGGGCGGCTACGAACTGCGGATCAGGCGGACGCCGACCAGCCGCCCCTGCAATCGCTTCTCCCTGCGCGCCACGGCAAGGACCGATGGACGTTCAATCCCATGCGTGCCGAATTCGTAGCCCTCGCCGCCGCCATCCTCTACTCCGGCGGGTCCATCACCGCCCGCATGGGGATGCACCATTCCAGTCCCCTCACCGCTGCCTGCGTGCTGCTCTTCCTGCGCACCGTCGTGTTCTGGGTCGGTGTCTACCTGATGGGCGGGATTCCTCACGTCGAGTGGCTGCCGCTGCTCCTGTTCGTCGGGCTGGGAGTCCTGCAGACCGCCACGAGCCTGCTCCAGTTGACCGGCATCCACCGTCTGGGCGTTTCCCGGGCCGAGCCCCTGCGCAACACCTACCCGCTGTGGAGCGCCGTCATCGCCATCGCGTTTCTGGGGGAGCACGCGAGCCCGGGGATCATCGCCGGGACCCTTCTGGTGGTGGGCGGCATCGCGCTGATCTCCTGGCAACCGGAGGAATCGGGGCTGCGCTACCGCTGGTGGGAGGGGATCTTCTCGCTCCTGGCGGCCCTGTTCGCCGGCATCGCCTTCCCGATCCGGCGCATCGCCTTCGACATCTCCAACGAACCCCTCTACTTCGCCGCCATCCTGGCCGTCGTCTCCTTCGTCTCGCTGGGTCCGTACGTGTCCGTCCGCCTCCGCAGCGAGTCCTTCGTGCTCAACCGCCGGGCCGTGGCGCCGTTCATCCTGTCGGGCTTTTTCGAGTCCGCCGCCTCGCTGCTGTCCCTCGTCGCCGTAAGCCTCGGCCGGGTCGTGGTGGTCTCCCCCATCGTCGCCTCCACCCCGCTGTGGACCCTGATCCTCACCGTCGTGTTCCTGCGCGGCCTCGAGCGCATCAACGCCCGCACCGTCACCGGCACCTTCGCGGTCATGACGGGTACGATCTCGATCATCCTGAGCCGGTTAATGCCCGCCTGGGGCACCTTACCCATGCAACGCGGTTATACCCGTTGCCGTCATTCCCGCTTTCGCGGTAATGACGTTTCTGGGGGTTGTTGCCTCTCTCAGATGGGGTTTTACACAGCCTGTTTCGCGGGAATGACGACTCGGGGCGTGGGTGCCGTTTCCCGTGGGCGCCGTTGCCGATTTGTACCGAGGCGAGGTTTTTACACAGTCCGTTCAGACGACCGGGAGGCGTTCCAGATACGCCTGGATGACGGTGTTGTACCAGGGGGTGGCCCCGTGGCGGCCGTGGAACCCCACGTGGCCGCCGTTGTCGGTGAGCAAGAGCGTGATGTTGGAGGGTGTGTCGCGGCCGATGTCCTCGTAGGGATCGGCTGGTATCCAGGGATCGTTCCTGGCGTGGAGCATCAGCAGCGGCGTGTCGATGCGCTCCAGCAACCCGGTGACGGAGCAGCGCGCGTAGTAGTCGTCGGCGTCCGCGAAGCCGTGGTGAGGCGCGGTGAAGGCGTTGTCGAACTCGGGGATGCTGCGGGCGTCCAGGACGGCTGCCTGTTGCTCCGGGGAAATCTCGGAGGCGCCGCCGATGACAGCCTCCTTCATGCGCGCCAGCAGCCACCGGTGGTAGAGCACGTTGCGAGGGCGCATCAGCCTGCGGATGACGGCTGCCAGGTCGAGCGGGGTCGACACCGTTACCGCGCAGATGGGCACGACCGCGCAGGCATGCCGCGCCAGGCAGTGCAGGATGACGGTGCCGCCGAGGGAGAATCCGATCAGCACGACGCCGCGGCGGGCTTCCTCGATGTCAAGGGTCGACAGCACCGCGGCGACGTTGTCTCCGGAGCCCCCACAGTAGCTTCTGCGGCAGGTGGCCCGTGACGGGCCGCCGCCCCGGAGGTTGAGGCGCATCACGGGATATCCGCGCCCGAGGAAAGAGCGCGTGGCCTCGAACATGTACGAGCTGCCCTCGCACCCGGTGAGACCGTGCACCAGGATGACCAGCGGCCGGTCGGTGGCCTGACGCGGCCGATGAAGCATGGCGAGGAGGGCGTCGCCGCTTCCATCCGGCAGCGGAAAGCTCAGGCGCTGCGACGGCCATGCGGACAGATCCTCGCTGCAAGGAAAGAAATAGTAAAGGAGCGTCTGCAGGTCGCCGCCCAGCCACGGGAAGCGGGGCGCGAAGCCAGAGCAGGCCGCCCCTCCCAGCGGGAAC
This window harbors:
- a CDS encoding alpha/beta fold hydrolase, which encodes MSAAFPLGGAACSGFAPRFPWLGGDLQTLLYYFFPCSEDLSAWPSQRLSFPLPDGSGDALLAMLHRPRQATDRPLVILVHGLTGCEGSSYMFEATRSFLGRGYPVMRLNLRGGGPSRATCRRSYCGGSGDNVAAVLSTLDIEEARRGVVLIGFSLGGTVILHCLARHACAVVPICAVTVSTPLDLAAVIRRLMRPRNVLYHRWLLARMKEAVIGGASEISPEQQAAVLDARSIPEFDNAFTAPHHGFADADDYYARCSVTGLLERIDTPLLMLHARNDPWIPADPYEDIGRDTPSNITLLLTDNGGHVGFHGRHGATPWYNTVIQAYLERLPVV